A segment of the Candidatus Eisenbacteria bacterium genome:
CCGGCATCTCGGTGGTGGAAGCCGATGGGCTCGCGGACCTGGGCGATCCCGGCTCGCCGAGCTACTTCCTCGGGAGTCCGCTCGATCCTTACTTCCGGTCGAACAACCCCGTGCTCGCAGATTCGACGGTGCCGCCGCTCAAGCCGCACATCGGCACGCATCCCCACATGCGCATCGACGTGCTCGACGATCCCGGCCCGGTCATGCGCTTCGCGGCGCGCCGGCGCTGGCTGCTGAACGGCTGGCCCGCGGCGGCCGACTTCCCTCCGGGCGGTCCGCTGCTGCTGGCCGTCGATGCCGACGGCGACCGCGACCTCGAGGTGTGCTGGGCGGGAGGCGCCACGGACAGTCCCGACAGCAACGCTTTGTTCGCGCTGCGCAAGACCGGCGTCGGGATCAACGACTCCACCGCGGTGTTCGCGCGGCTGGATCGCCGTCCACGGCCTCTGATGGCGGCGCTGCCGACCCAGGACCTGGGCTTGCCGGGGCAGTTCGTCGGGCCCTCGTACTTCGCGGTCTCGACCTATGCCGACGGCTCGGACACGAGCAGCGCCGGAGGGCGCGTGTACCTGCTCGATCACCATGGCGCCGTGCTTCCCGGCTGGCCGGCCGCGCTGCCGTCGATCGTGACCACGCCACCGGTGATTGCCGGCGTGTTCCCGAACGCGACGGTCTACGTCGGCGCCGCGGACGGACGTGTCTATGCGATCGCGCTCGACGGAACCGTCCGCGCCCCGGGTGCCGCGATCCTCGGCGGCATTGCTGGAAGGCTCGCGGTCGATGCGCAGCCTCCCGGGGTCACGGGACGTTTGGTCGCGGCAGGAAGCGCCACGGGCCAGGTGATGGTGTTACACGACAACGGCCAGCAGATGCTGCCCTTTGGAACCGGCAATCCGAACCTCGGAGGCCCCGGCTTCGAGCCCGAGTTCCTGTGGATCGACTTCGACGGTCGCGGCAATCCGTCTGCGGGGTCCTCGACGTGCAGCGAGGGTCGCACGCTGATCGTCCATCATGCCGATCGCCTGTGGGCCCTATGCGCCAACGGTACGCCGCTCCCGGGCTGGGGCGATGTCGGCGACACGCTGGTCACCGGCATTGGCGCGGGTGATCCCGATGGCGACGGCTACGCCGAAGTCCTCGCTCAGAGCGTGAAGTCCGGAGTCGGCTTCTGGAACCAGTCGGGCAAGCCATCTCCCGGCTGGCCGCGTCCGGGAACGAGGGAGCCGTTCCGCACCGAGAGTCCCGCCCTCGGCGTGGACGTCAACGGCGACCGCCGCACCGACGTGGTGGCGATGAACGGCAGCGGCATCCTCGCAGCCTTCGACGGAAGGGGAGGCGTGCCGGAAGGCTGGCCGCTCGCGACCGGTGCGGGTGCCACGGGCTCGCCGGTGGCGGCCGATCTCGATCGCAACGGACGACTGGAAGTCATAGCACCAGACCGCATCGTCCCCGACAGTCTGCGCTCGGAGATCTCGAGCCGCTTCGGCACGCTCTACGCGTACACGCTGCCGGACGCGCCGGTCGCTCCGGGCGGGAGCCCGGCGCTGATCTGGCCCATGGCCGGCGGCGATCCCGGGCGCACCGCGACCCTTCCGGCGACACTCTCGCCGACGGCGGGGGCTCCGAGCACCGGACCGCTCGTGCAGGGCTCGCTCAAGGCCTATCCCAATCCGGCGCGCAATCGACCGGTCTCGCTCGCGTACCGGCTGACGGAGCCGGCGGACGTCGAAGTCCGCATCCTCGACACCTCGGGGCACGAGGTGGCGAGCTTCACCCGAACCGGCCGGCGCGCGGACAATGTGGAGATCTGGGACCCGGGCCGTGCGCCCGCTGGACTCTATCTGGCGCAGCTGCGCTTCAAGGGCGCCACCAGCGATCACGTCGAGACCGTGCTGGTCGGAGTGCTGCGATGACGCGAAGCGCGCTCGTGATCGTGCTGATCGCGTGCACGCAGGGCGCCGCGCACGCCGCGACGGTGGACGCGGCGCGCTGGGCGTCCCCGCTCGCGCTGCCGCGTGTGGACGGAGCGGCCGAGCCCGAGCTGATCCTGGCGCAGCGAGCGATCGAGCGGGAATGGCCCGCCGTCGGAGACTCCGGCGTCACCCTGATCACCGACGGCAAGTCCGAGATCGCTGCCATGATCTTCTCCGCGACCGCGCCGGGCACCGGACAGGCCTACGCCGGGCGCCCCTGGAGCGGCCTGGCCTTCGCGGCCGTCGAGGTGCTGGGCTGGCTCGGATGGCACTCGACCAAGCAAAGCGCGGAGGATCTCCGCGAGGAGGCCCGTCTGCTCGCGGGCGTGCCGACCGACAGCGCCAGCTCGTGGTCATTCGCGCGCTACGAGGCGACCCAAGGC
Coding sequences within it:
- a CDS encoding FG-GAP-like repeat-containing protein, coding for MKPSEVLARRAAVQQARVDHWRSIPHHLSAPSVDWSPHANRRLGWRAARPMRNPHEPDPIKGAAALARALADTVTPPDTIRLALIRIDFLADRAGSETTGDGRFDLSAPDSTVPPIDRAPHDSAFYAAHLEALKRYFHAQSYGRVVVEGQVWPRSRNGAYSVSDMADFGPWKFSREIYRDAVHMFRTMLFAADSQAVELNDPIPWDTFDRFMLVHAGSDFQSDLRGDSPLDIPSFTIGVADTDVVIFKPDSTNRPIDRAAVVPETANQDGFYGALNGVIAHENGHNLFGMSDLYNIATGYPVVGLWSLMDSGNLTGSPVGLPNGDEIFATGLLPPSVDPFQRFFTTDILHFAEPAFGETTMVQASERYPDMRRIYLTSDEYLLFENRAIAPGNVIELDQDSTSRVVLGPKSPDRYEYDALVPGPGLLVWHIDASVIPFETAFRMNPDFGFNSNPIRPGISVVEADGLADLGDPGSPSYFLGSPLDPYFRSNNPVLADSTVPPLKPHIGTHPHMRIDVLDDPGPVMRFAARRRWLLNGWPAAADFPPGGPLLLAVDADGDRDLEVCWAGGATDSPDSNALFALRKTGVGINDSTAVFARLDRRPRPLMAALPTQDLGLPGQFVGPSYFAVSTYADGSDTSSAGGRVYLLDHHGAVLPGWPAALPSIVTTPPVIAGVFPNATVYVGAADGRVYAIALDGTVRAPGAAILGGIAGRLAVDAQPPGVTGRLVAAGSATGQVMVLHDNGQQMLPFGTGNPNLGGPGFEPEFLWIDFDGRGNPSAGSSTCSEGRTLIVHHADRLWALCANGTPLPGWGDVGDTLVTGIGAGDPDGDGYAEVLAQSVKSGVGFWNQSGKPSPGWPRPGTREPFRTESPALGVDVNGDRRTDVVAMNGSGILAAFDGRGGVPEGWPLATGAGATGSPVAADLDRNGRLEVIAPDRIVPDSLRSEISSRFGTLYAYTLPDAPVAPGGSPALIWPMAGGDPGRTATLPATLSPTAGAPSTGPLVQGSLKAYPNPARNRPVSLAYRLTEPADVEVRILDTSGHEVASFTRTGRRADNVEIWDPGRAPAGLYLAQLRFKGATSDHVETVLVGVLR